A region from the Leptospira venezuelensis genome encodes:
- a CDS encoding heavy metal translocating P-type ATPase, which translates to MNTNIKENQTSSISPEEKTSEITLDLFGMTCANCARRIETGLNKVPGVEEARVNFGRETAFVRFNESVNSSQLFSKVESLGYSAKEHSENNYKETEELHRKERSKLKSRFLISLLFTAPLFYSMVSHFSFLEFLPNPKALMHPWIQFVLAFPVQFWIGFPFYKSAFRAIKNGSANMDVLVALGTTAAFGYSLILSLLQGIQHADLFFLSFWEEGTHVHSLPPLYYETSAVLLSFILAGKWMEAEAKGRSSSAIQTLLELKPETARIKKDESWSEIPTEYVKKGDVLQVRPGEKFPVDGIVIEGFSSVNESMLTGESLPLDKKKDSPVFGGTVNGNGNLIVQATSVGSETVLASIIKTVEEAQSSKAPIQKIADKISAVFVPAVILISLFNFLLWFFFLEVGELGSALEKSIAILVIACPCALGLATPISILVGTGKAASIGILFRNSEVLETTASLNLIAFDKTGTITEGNPSVTDYKFVGEESDLLSSSASAESASSHPLGKAIVSFVKSKGYSVLSPENLQTVPGLGITAKVNQNEIKIGKLEFFEEKESLPKDLLEISNSWEKAGKTVVWAKSENKKSNNSDSTAGSAIDPAHKAVVGSPTWIIFAIEDTIRQNAKSALEKLNSLGIETLLLTGDHLSVAESISSKVGIKNVHASLLPKEKAEILSDLQSKGKTVGMTGDGINDSPALAKADVGFAMGTGTGVAIETAGVVLVKGDLEKIAEAILIAKATTGNIRQNFFWALAYNTLGIPIAAAGLLAPWIAGAMMAFSSVSVVLNALRLRKRT; encoded by the coding sequence ATGAACACAAACATTAAAGAGAACCAAACCTCTTCCATTTCCCCAGAAGAAAAAACATCCGAGATCACATTGGATCTTTTCGGAATGACATGTGCTAACTGTGCAAGAAGGATTGAAACAGGTTTAAACAAAGTCCCGGGAGTAGAAGAAGCTCGAGTAAATTTCGGAAGAGAAACTGCATTCGTAAGATTCAACGAGTCAGTAAATTCTTCACAATTATTCTCTAAAGTTGAGTCCTTGGGTTATTCAGCAAAGGAACATTCAGAGAATAATTACAAAGAAACAGAAGAGCTCCATCGAAAAGAAAGGTCCAAATTAAAATCCAGATTTTTGATCTCTCTTTTATTTACGGCTCCTTTATTCTATTCCATGGTTTCTCACTTTTCTTTTTTGGAATTCCTGCCGAACCCAAAAGCTCTTATGCACCCCTGGATACAATTCGTTTTGGCATTTCCAGTTCAATTCTGGATTGGATTTCCATTTTATAAGAGTGCATTCAGAGCGATCAAAAACGGAAGCGCGAACATGGATGTATTGGTCGCCTTAGGCACGACCGCTGCATTCGGATACAGTCTTATACTTTCACTCTTACAAGGGATCCAACATGCGGATCTATTCTTCTTGTCTTTCTGGGAAGAAGGTACACATGTACATTCACTTCCGCCTTTATACTACGAAACATCCGCAGTATTACTTTCTTTTATACTCGCAGGGAAATGGATGGAAGCGGAAGCAAAAGGGAGAAGTTCATCTGCGATCCAGACCTTATTGGAATTAAAACCAGAAACAGCTCGTATTAAAAAAGATGAATCTTGGTCGGAAATCCCAACAGAATACGTAAAAAAAGGAGATGTCCTACAAGTCAGACCAGGAGAAAAATTCCCAGTAGATGGAATCGTTATTGAAGGCTTTAGCTCTGTAAATGAATCCATGTTAACAGGGGAAAGCCTTCCCTTAGACAAAAAGAAAGACAGCCCGGTATTCGGAGGAACAGTAAACGGAAATGGAAATCTGATCGTACAAGCTACTTCAGTAGGTTCAGAAACAGTACTTGCATCTATCATCAAAACTGTTGAAGAAGCGCAGAGTTCCAAAGCGCCGATCCAAAAAATTGCGGATAAAATTTCTGCGGTATTTGTTCCCGCAGTCATCCTGATCTCTTTGTTTAACTTTTTATTATGGTTCTTCTTTTTAGAAGTTGGAGAGCTAGGCTCCGCTTTAGAAAAATCAATCGCTATCTTAGTAATCGCATGTCCTTGCGCCTTAGGTCTCGCAACTCCAATCTCAATTTTAGTAGGAACGGGAAAGGCTGCAAGTATCGGGATCTTATTCAGAAATTCTGAAGTTTTAGAAACCACAGCTTCTCTCAATCTGATAGCATTTGATAAAACTGGAACGATCACCGAAGGAAATCCTTCCGTGACAGATTATAAGTTTGTGGGAGAAGAGTCGGATCTACTTTCTTCTTCTGCCTCTGCGGAATCAGCATCTTCTCACCCATTAGGAAAAGCAATCGTTTCCTTTGTAAAATCAAAAGGTTATTCTGTCCTTTCTCCTGAAAATTTACAGACTGTTCCTGGACTTGGGATTACTGCCAAAGTGAATCAAAATGAGATCAAGATTGGAAAACTGGAATTTTTCGAAGAGAAAGAAAGTTTGCCTAAGGATTTATTAGAAATTTCGAATTCTTGGGAGAAGGCTGGCAAAACAGTAGTTTGGGCAAAATCGGAGAATAAGAAAAGTAACAACTCCGATAGCACCGCCGGTTCCGCTATAGATCCGGCTCACAAAGCCGTTGTTGGATCTCCTACATGGATCATCTTTGCGATAGAAGATACAATCCGTCAAAATGCGAAATCGGCATTAGAAAAATTGAATTCTCTAGGAATTGAAACTCTATTATTAACCGGAGATCATCTATCCGTGGCAGAGAGTATCTCGTCAAAAGTTGGGATCAAAAATGTGCATGCTTCTCTTCTTCCAAAAGAGAAAGCAGAGATACTTTCTGATCTACAATCCAAAGGAAAAACGGTGGGGATGACAGGCGATGGTATCAATGACTCGCCTGCATTGGCAAAAGCAGATGTAGGATTTGCTATGGGCACAGGAACAGGAGTCGCAATCGAAACTGCCGGAGTAGTTTTAGTCAAAGGAGATCTGGAAAAGATTGCTGAAGCAATCCTTATCGCTAAGGCAACGACTGGAAATATCAGACAAAATTTTTTCTGGGCACTTGCTTATAACACTCTTGGAATCCCAATTGCGGCAGCAGGGCTTTTAGCTCCATGGATTGCAGGTGCAATGATGGCTTTCAGTTCTGTTTCCGTAGTCCTAAATGCACTCCGACTTAGGAAAAGGACATAA
- a CDS encoding DUF4178 domain-containing protein, translating to MSELSCPNCGAPVPIINKASVYAVCSSCKTLSLKKDVNLEKIGTAGELADDHSIIQLGTQGNYKGIPFRVIGRIQLKFELGFWNEWHLMEGDGSSAWLGEAQGSYYYTKLNVGIPADKIPTLEGDEDPIVIASGRRERITPGDSFYLGENWTLKEIMKATCIGGEGELPIGFQTGYEAVLLDLANEDGLFGTLDYSESPALLFSGSFAPLEELNLTGLRQEEVAYNQTQIPAKSIECKGCGASLNQFSPDFSKSLACEYCGSVMDTESADLKIIAKFDEISKDNVLLPLGTPIKLPNFPESKVIGVLRKSTEVDDEIYTWTDYLLRYKGGYAWLNENGDNWTYFEPLTGIPKWAPGLKRIFQKRSYKWFANSDSHTDFALGEFYWKVSAGERADIEDFISPPYMISSERTDKEIFWSKGIFIPFDTMKNAVPLDTASKLRKPEIVGVCEPNPFKIRLKRNLWMAAALTVVFLVFQVYGCIKAKNQVVYEGKFKYVQTSTPNSEIGSSNFRDNSFVTDVFELKGSANENVEIQIEAPNLDNKYLFFSAALINEDTDTAYDTSIETSYYHGVDDGESWSEGSKSDSKSLAEIPPGRYYLRLESQSDFPEGWGSVYNVKIIRDVMSPAPFFLFSIFLWLPLIYTFFRSYSFESKRV from the coding sequence GTGTCCGAACTAAGTTGTCCTAATTGCGGAGCCCCGGTCCCTATCATTAATAAGGCCTCCGTTTACGCGGTTTGCTCCAGTTGTAAAACTCTCTCCCTCAAAAAAGATGTAAATCTTGAAAAGATAGGCACAGCGGGAGAACTCGCTGACGATCATTCCATCATTCAACTTGGGACGCAAGGAAACTATAAAGGTATTCCCTTTCGAGTCATAGGAAGGATCCAACTTAAATTCGAATTAGGTTTCTGGAACGAATGGCATCTCATGGAAGGAGACGGCAGTTCTGCTTGGTTAGGAGAAGCCCAAGGTTCATATTATTATACAAAACTAAATGTTGGAATTCCAGCGGACAAGATCCCTACCTTAGAAGGCGATGAAGATCCAATCGTAATCGCTTCAGGCCGAAGAGAAAGGATCACTCCAGGAGACAGTTTCTACTTAGGAGAAAACTGGACCCTAAAAGAGATCATGAAAGCTACCTGTATCGGTGGAGAAGGTGAACTCCCCATTGGATTCCAAACCGGATACGAAGCAGTCTTATTGGATCTTGCAAACGAAGACGGATTATTCGGAACCTTAGATTATTCAGAATCTCCTGCATTATTATTCTCCGGAAGTTTTGCTCCATTAGAAGAATTGAATTTAACCGGTCTTAGGCAAGAAGAAGTCGCTTACAACCAGACACAAATCCCCGCAAAGTCGATTGAATGTAAAGGTTGTGGAGCTTCTCTCAATCAATTCAGCCCTGATTTTTCGAAATCCTTAGCCTGCGAATATTGTGGATCCGTAATGGATACTGAAAGTGCTGATCTAAAGATTATCGCTAAATTTGATGAGATCTCCAAAGATAATGTTCTACTTCCTTTGGGAACTCCTATCAAACTGCCGAACTTTCCTGAATCCAAGGTAATTGGTGTTTTACGGAAATCTACTGAGGTGGACGACGAAATCTACACTTGGACTGATTATCTTCTTAGATACAAAGGCGGGTACGCGTGGCTGAACGAGAATGGAGATAATTGGACCTATTTCGAACCACTTACAGGAATTCCAAAATGGGCGCCTGGGCTAAAACGTATCTTCCAGAAAAGATCCTATAAATGGTTCGCTAATTCTGATTCTCACACTGACTTCGCATTAGGAGAATTTTACTGGAAAGTCTCGGCTGGTGAAAGGGCAGATATCGAAGATTTTATTTCTCCTCCATATATGATCTCTTCCGAACGAACTGATAAGGAAATTTTCTGGTCCAAAGGAATATTCATACCATTCGATACAATGAAGAATGCAGTTCCTTTGGATACGGCTTCTAAATTAAGAAAACCTGAAATAGTTGGAGTATGTGAACCTAATCCATTCAAGATTAGATTAAAACGAAATCTATGGATGGCCGCAGCGCTTACTGTCGTATTTTTAGTATTCCAAGTATATGGATGTATCAAGGCTAAAAACCAAGTAGTCTATGAAGGAAAATTCAAATATGTCCAGACCTCGACTCCTAACTCAGAAATAGGAAGTTCAAATTTTAGGGACAATTCTTTTGTAACGGATGTATTCGAACTAAAAGGTTCTGCAAACGAGAACGTAGAAATCCAGATTGAAGCTCCTAACTTGGACAATAAGTATCTATTCTTCTCCGCTGCTTTAATAAACGAAGATACTGACACAGCCTACGATACTTCCATTGAGACGAGCTATTATCATGGAGTTGACGACGGAGAATCCTGGTCAGAAGGATCTAAATCCGATTCCAAATCTTTAGCGGAGATCCCTCCAGGAAGATATTATCTTAGATTAGAAAGCCAATCAGACTTCCCGGAAGGTTGGGGTTCCGTTTACAATGTGAAGATCATAAGAGATGTGATGAGTCCTGCTCCGTTCTTCTTATTTTCTATCTTCTTATGGCTACCTTTGATCTATACTTTTTTCAGAAGTTACTCTTTCGAATCAAAAAGAGTTTAA
- a CDS encoding adhesin OmpL37 family surface protein codes for MGSKRNLTYIILLFAFLVLPFGQTKADLDSNRATALVRVERGLKQNEFHLKAINSTISNYGTEEDKALFRRCLQHHIETFTLYLQFDLAHSYDEMRQTQRLLVILYHNIVEASASSVRRELDFLSKYALRTKDAEARHHLEMGYREFGASNQKKTIADNTRPYLPGIKTQYLYEALKLLKQSREYVILLSLKFLSDFEPDLQTTEFEEIYNEINRAMFSKADYYNRIHFDNHFHIFNSPNLYEATWENPGLQELEKALGDIDPASDRARRMAKRSVIP; via the coding sequence ATGGGATCGAAAAGAAATCTTACATACATCATTCTTCTTTTTGCATTTCTAGTTCTTCCTTTCGGACAAACAAAAGCGGACTTGGACAGCAACAGAGCTACAGCTTTAGTTCGAGTAGAAAGAGGATTAAAACAAAACGAATTTCATCTAAAGGCAATCAACAGCACAATCTCTAACTACGGAACAGAAGAAGATAAAGCATTATTCCGAAGATGTTTACAACATCATATTGAGACATTCACTCTGTATTTACAATTCGATCTCGCGCACTCTTACGACGAGATGCGCCAAACCCAAAGATTATTGGTAATATTATACCATAATATTGTAGAAGCATCTGCTTCTAGTGTAAGAAGAGAATTGGATTTTTTATCCAAATACGCTCTTAGGACAAAAGACGCAGAAGCGAGACATCATTTGGAAATGGGCTACCGAGAATTTGGCGCCTCCAACCAAAAGAAAACAATCGCAGACAATACAAGACCTTATTTGCCAGGGATCAAAACACAGTATCTGTATGAAGCTCTGAAATTATTAAAACAATCCAGAGAATACGTCATTCTTCTCTCCTTAAAATTTCTTTCCGACTTCGAACCAGATCTGCAAACTACGGAATTCGAAGAAATTTATAATGAGATCAACCGTGCAATGTTCAGCAAAGCCGACTATTATAATCGTATCCATTTCGATAACCATTTTCATATCTTCAATTCTCCAAACTTATATGAAGCTACTTGGGAAAATCCAGGCCTCCAAGAATTGGAAAAAGCTTTGGGAGACATTGATCCCGCCAGTGATCGGGCAAGAAGAATGGCGAAACGCTCTGTTATCCCCTAA
- a CDS encoding EVE domain-containing protein: MKFWLFKTEPDVFSIDTLASSPGKTAPWEGVRGYGARNYLRDEIKKKDLILFYHSSTKPPHVAGLAEVVKEGYPDHFAFDKKHKYYDPKSDPGKPTWFMVDVKFKEKFSRPISLEELRSHGQLKGMVLLQPGGRLSIQPVSEEHFHYICKLAGAKSLPG, from the coding sequence ATGAAATTCTGGCTTTTTAAGACCGAGCCTGACGTTTTTTCCATTGATACCCTGGCTTCTTCTCCTGGTAAAACAGCTCCTTGGGAAGGTGTCAGAGGTTATGGAGCAAGAAATTACCTAAGGGATGAGATCAAAAAAAAAGATCTCATCCTATTCTACCATAGCAGCACTAAACCCCCTCATGTAGCAGGGCTTGCAGAAGTAGTCAAAGAAGGATATCCAGATCATTTCGCGTTTGATAAGAAACATAAGTATTATGATCCTAAAAGTGATCCAGGGAAACCGACCTGGTTCATGGTAGATGTGAAATTTAAGGAAAAATTTTCTCGCCCAATTTCGCTAGAAGAATTAAGATCCCACGGGCAACTAAAAGGAATGGTGCTTTTGCAGCCGGGTGGTAGACTTTCTATCCAGCCAGTCAGCGAAGAACATTTTCATTATATTTGTAAATTGGCCGGGGCAAAAAGTCTCCCCGGTTAG
- a CDS encoding SpoIIE family protein phosphatase, translating into MNIFRKIRNFSLILLILILSIDSLYSQEDIPVFPISGSMSGTPINKFTFIRKIRPGDLKTLTDLETGDWTRMDKDSLSYSFTDDQFLIKFKIQAPPKEGTISWYLVLNNPGMENLTVYKRVWSPQGWAWSELSRDMRMSYIQPAFLIETPPSKQEEFLIHASTRRSLVLNFQAWAPKEFAAHIQMENLFLGIFFGAIGIMLVYNGFLAFVVKDSSYFFYVFYLLFYGLWQMAVTGVGAQYLIPAPATSWNDYLTGFAFLSVAFSLLFTRSFLHMERETGWKNYAFLILSAIAIFGFIASLFSSIYGPMIWSVSWYPFLAAVLVIYSAAVRLRRGYRPARYFLLAWSVLILFVLITALRNLSIIQDTELTHWSAQFGSLVEMTLLSFALADRIKTLEKDSLQARLENYESQLKLTEIEQELKIARELQESILPDRLPEVKNLKLSVRGEFASSVGGDFYDFHQLESGKLGIFLSDVSGHGVPAAIISSMVKLAFSIESRKNEDPAEVLRSINRSLSGKYGKHFITAAYLIIDPANGKVTYSNAGHPPIVAIDKESGETKEIFLPGWIMGMDPNLKNSVIEFQMKPGDRLIIYTDGITEARSKSGEIYGFQRFYKLLSEHMQSSGEKLGEDLFTIVRSFTGNRKHFEDDLTFLVLDYLPIPDESEIKETTSSFSKS; encoded by the coding sequence GTGAATATTTTCCGAAAAATTCGGAACTTCAGCCTTATTCTGCTGATCCTTATCCTAAGTATAGACTCTCTATATTCTCAGGAAGATATTCCAGTTTTTCCGATCTCCGGTTCCATGTCTGGAACTCCTATAAATAAATTCACTTTTATCAGAAAGATCCGACCTGGAGATCTGAAGACTCTTACTGACTTGGAGACTGGCGACTGGACTAGAATGGATAAGGATAGTCTCTCTTATAGTTTCACCGACGATCAGTTCTTAATTAAGTTCAAGATACAAGCTCCTCCTAAAGAAGGAACGATTTCCTGGTATTTAGTTTTGAATAATCCAGGAATGGAAAATCTTACTGTTTATAAAAGAGTTTGGAGCCCTCAAGGATGGGCTTGGTCCGAACTTTCTAGGGATATGAGGATGTCCTATATCCAACCCGCATTCTTAATAGAAACTCCTCCAAGCAAACAGGAAGAATTTTTAATACATGCTTCTACAAGAAGATCCTTGGTTCTGAATTTCCAGGCTTGGGCTCCTAAGGAATTTGCTGCTCATATCCAAATGGAGAATTTGTTTTTAGGGATTTTCTTTGGGGCGATAGGGATCATGTTAGTGTATAACGGATTTCTTGCCTTTGTGGTAAAGGATTCCAGTTATTTCTTCTACGTTTTCTATTTGCTGTTTTATGGACTTTGGCAGATGGCTGTCACTGGAGTTGGTGCTCAGTATCTGATCCCAGCGCCGGCAACTTCATGGAATGATTATCTGACAGGTTTTGCATTCTTGTCTGTCGCATTTTCCCTTTTGTTTACTCGTTCCTTCTTACATATGGAAAGAGAAACCGGTTGGAAGAATTATGCTTTCTTAATATTGTCTGCGATTGCGATTTTTGGATTTATTGCATCTTTGTTCTCTAGCATTTATGGGCCAATGATCTGGTCTGTGTCTTGGTACCCTTTCTTGGCCGCTGTTTTAGTGATCTATTCCGCCGCGGTCCGTTTGAGAAGAGGATATCGTCCTGCACGTTATTTCCTATTGGCATGGTCCGTTTTAATCCTTTTTGTTTTGATCACTGCTCTAAGGAACTTATCCATTATCCAGGATACAGAACTTACTCATTGGTCCGCTCAATTCGGTTCTTTGGTCGAGATGACACTTCTTTCTTTTGCTTTGGCAGATAGGATCAAAACATTAGAGAAAGATTCATTGCAGGCTCGATTGGAAAATTATGAAAGCCAGTTAAAGTTAACCGAAATTGAACAAGAGCTTAAGATAGCGAGAGAATTGCAGGAGTCCATTCTTCCGGATCGCCTGCCTGAGGTAAAAAATTTGAAACTTTCTGTAAGAGGGGAGTTTGCAAGTTCCGTGGGTGGGGATTTCTATGATTTTCACCAATTGGAATCCGGTAAGTTGGGTATCTTTCTATCCGACGTTTCCGGTCACGGTGTACCTGCTGCGATTATTTCTTCTATGGTGAAGTTGGCATTCTCCATTGAATCCAGAAAGAATGAAGATCCAGCAGAAGTTTTAAGAAGTATTAACAGGTCTTTAAGTGGTAAGTATGGAAAACATTTCATCACCGCGGCCTACCTGATAATTGATCCCGCAAATGGGAAGGTGACTTATTCTAATGCAGGGCATCCTCCGATTGTTGCTATAGATAAAGAATCAGGAGAGACTAAAGAAATTTTCTTACCTGGTTGGATCATGGGAATGGATCCTAACTTAAAAAACTCTGTAATCGAATTTCAGATGAAACCTGGAGATCGTTTGATCATTTATACAGATGGAATTACCGAAGCCAGAAGTAAAAGTGGAGAAATTTACGGATTCCAGAGATTTTATAAATTGTTAAGCGAACATATGCAATCTTCTGGAGAAAAACTCGGAGAGGATCTATTTACTATAGTCAGAAGTTTTACAGGGAACAGAAAACATTTCGAAGACGATTTGACTTTTCTCGTCTTAGATTATTTGCCGATCCCTGATGAGAGCGAGATTAAGGAAACTACTTCGAGTTTTTCAAAAAGCTGA
- a CDS encoding polyamine aminopropyltransferase, whose amino-acid sequence MQRALLISVLILSSCGLVYELLAGTVASYLLGETVTQFSLVIGVYLFSMGIGSWLSRYLIKDLIPKFLDVELALGLLGGFSAAILFLSFGQTRIFQVPLFSIVVGVGTLVGMEIPLLLRILKNKLGFRDMVSKVLSLDYAGALLASLAFPIFFAPKLGMVRTSFFFGLLNAGTALWGTFVLPLSEKHKNLLRAKSVIVLTLLGLGFAFSEMITYYSEENLFSDEIIYSKQTNFQKIIVTRYKSELRLFLNGHLQFSSRDEYRYHETLAHPALLSHPNPKRVLVLGGGDGLAVREILKYPSIESITLVDLDPEMTRIFSEQPILTEINGSSLKNPKVKVQNADAFLWLEESNSVFDVVLIDFPDPSNFSIGKLYSTAFYRSLKRRLNEFSIVEIQSTSPLFARMSFWCVEATLKESGFNTRALHVYVPSFGEWGFILGSVGKLGGYRKDLPAGLKFLNETELKSISEFPQDMSKVPTEPNRLDNQSLVRYYDQEWNRILD is encoded by the coding sequence CTGCAGAGGGCCCTATTAATCTCCGTCTTAATCCTTTCTTCCTGCGGGTTAGTATACGAACTATTAGCAGGCACTGTAGCGAGTTATCTACTAGGAGAAACAGTTACTCAATTCTCTTTAGTCATTGGGGTTTATTTATTCTCCATGGGTATCGGAAGCTGGCTTTCCAGATACCTGATAAAAGATCTGATCCCTAAGTTCTTAGATGTAGAACTTGCATTAGGTCTTTTAGGTGGATTCAGTGCTGCAATTTTGTTTTTAAGTTTTGGACAAACTCGGATCTTTCAGGTCCCACTCTTCAGCATTGTAGTAGGAGTTGGGACTCTTGTCGGAATGGAGATACCTTTACTTCTCCGTATCCTAAAAAATAAATTAGGATTTCGTGATATGGTCTCCAAGGTGCTTAGCTTGGATTATGCAGGGGCGCTTTTGGCTTCATTGGCATTTCCTATCTTCTTTGCACCTAAATTAGGAATGGTAAGAACTTCCTTCTTTTTCGGATTATTAAATGCAGGAACGGCATTATGGGGCACATTCGTTCTCCCTCTATCTGAAAAACATAAAAATCTTTTAAGAGCTAAATCCGTTATTGTGCTGACCTTACTGGGATTAGGGTTCGCATTTTCTGAGATGATCACTTATTACAGTGAAGAAAATCTATTTTCGGATGAGATTATATACTCCAAACAAACCAATTTCCAAAAGATCATAGTCACTCGATATAAAAGTGAACTTAGACTCTTTTTAAACGGGCATCTACAATTCAGCTCTAGAGATGAGTATCGATACCACGAGACATTGGCGCATCCGGCCCTTCTTTCTCATCCAAACCCAAAAAGAGTATTGGTGCTTGGAGGAGGAGACGGTTTAGCAGTCAGAGAGATCTTAAAATATCCAAGTATAGAATCTATCACGCTAGTTGATTTAGATCCTGAGATGACCCGGATATTTTCAGAACAGCCAATCCTCACAGAGATTAACGGATCTAGTTTAAAAAATCCTAAAGTAAAAGTCCAGAATGCAGATGCTTTTTTATGGTTAGAAGAATCTAACTCAGTATTCGATGTTGTGCTGATAGATTTTCCGGATCCAAGCAACTTCTCCATTGGAAAATTATATAGCACTGCGTTTTACAGAAGTTTAAAGAGAAGATTAAACGAATTTTCAATTGTAGAGATACAATCCACTTCGCCTTTATTTGCGAGAATGTCCTTCTGGTGTGTAGAAGCCACTCTTAAAGAATCCGGTTTTAATACTAGGGCATTGCACGTTTACGTTCCTTCCTTCGGAGAATGGGGATTTATTTTAGGGTCTGTTGGAAAATTGGGAGGATACAGAAAAGATCTTCCTGCAGGATTAAAATTCCTGAATGAAACAGAACTCAAATCTATTTCGGAATTTCCCCAAGACATGTCCAAAGTACCGACTGAACCGAATCGATTAGATAACCAAAGTCTTGTACGCTATTACGACCAAGAATGGAATCGTATCTTAGATTAA
- a CDS encoding heavy-metal-associated domain-containing protein, with product MYEIKLSGMTCDHCVKTVSKTIQSFDSDSKPTVDLNSQTARFETKKDISSLSKLLEEEGYPVVSINQE from the coding sequence ATGTACGAGATCAAATTATCAGGAATGACCTGCGACCATTGTGTAAAGACAGTATCGAAAACAATCCAATCCTTCGATTCAGATTCTAAACCCACGGTGGACCTAAACTCCCAAACTGCACGTTTCGAAACAAAAAAAGATATCTCTTCACTTTCTAAACTTTTAGAAGAAGAAGGTTATCCAGTAGTTTCTATCAACCAGGAGTAA
- the cueR gene encoding Cu(I)-responsive transcriptional regulator — protein MNIGEVAKLSGVNPKLVRHYESIGLVSKPIRADSGYRLYSEKDIHTLRFIKRARGLGFSLSEIKQLLGLWKNKSRASAQVKTLAMTHVKEMQAKILELQSMCDTLTHLAKHCHGDHRPDCPILEELEGE, from the coding sequence ATGAATATCGGAGAAGTAGCCAAATTATCAGGTGTAAACCCAAAATTAGTCCGGCATTATGAATCTATTGGATTAGTGTCTAAGCCCATTCGCGCAGATTCTGGATATCGACTGTATTCAGAAAAAGATATTCATACATTGAGATTTATCAAAAGAGCTAGAGGTCTTGGATTTTCTTTGTCGGAGATCAAACAGTTATTGGGACTTTGGAAAAATAAATCCAGGGCAAGTGCCCAGGTCAAAACTCTTGCCATGACTCATGTAAAAGAAATGCAGGCAAAAATTTTAGAATTACAATCTATGTGCGATACACTTACTCATTTGGCAAAACATTGCCACGGAGACCATAGACCAGATTGTCCTATTTTGGAGGAGTTAGAAGGGGAGTAG